From one Culex quinquefasciatus strain JHB chromosome 3, VPISU_Cqui_1.0_pri_paternal, whole genome shotgun sequence genomic stretch:
- the LOC6030843 gene encoding LOW QUALITY PROTEIN: uncharacterized protein LOC6030843 (The sequence of the model RefSeq protein was modified relative to this genomic sequence to represent the inferred CDS: inserted 3 bases in 2 codons): MEGTHPHIYSPSMLSADDGGNDHEDGDGQDTPQHSPDSEGVVPVLRYPSAADGPRNESNRISTDSASTYEIVDCHSPESTDEMWSNVVKITRDNSAMISALVDGAVGXEGGQPDEEYEIQDGGGESHRGKYELARSASTKEEKQRQNQEILVMKSNSVSSENNSWETFSPSKPVTDEPVEVPAMLQSKPGTSKACFIDASSLFDEDEVPYPSFVDANMQRQQQEKTSISLSAILSDDEKLKSTNGQLLSSEVKDQYSSMPNSDFLATKLNITEKEIDTSEEATARQESERKQGTFLFQNSIQQYSGHVIDPSVQFPDENYSDMSLPSVYSSSSEPNYEYSSFPLENPPRFITTGGINTSGYNSGSADYSARLSNHTENESAHYPDTPFNSIVHVNSAAHIPIAHQFLPGDSRESSVDRESHSTPIKIPKRVQKHDESAPIVSGGASIEDFTPKQCESPVVRRRTDTCPIVSGGMSFEEDFKPEERSRKHSSSSKSWVVELKNCPDDEKSAAMSSIEHNRSGLGFFVDLGSIKTPEEQKSIVVNNRAQNRTHQDLMKKSTGFYIDLSDGESSRSNTPKLTKPSTPPVKNISNDSSRAESVEKDAKKNMFSMFIDFGNESAPKPSSVHRKATAQVVQSKEDDVNATPQTVPTRPANLNADEKKNCYMFIESESSPIVRRSNVSSVSKNESKRHSWNPSSTEGTFHERRIMNREYQRSTSVTSDKGIMNILDKIPLLSKTSSMSIDSSVSPYEDFTCSKSELSTYSNHSASSNSAQSSNESKVSPKDAAAAAVAPDGMSASTRKKRRDAKINETFDKSSQGSVTDGILSSNEDTSPVSTTTDTDDVTFQNNPADEPNEILLVAESAVPSQEVKLPSASNGKQMETIVEAVENSPKHVLNGSSRKSQHTMETLHATIEKQKQLLETVSENQESQCLSSFVKLSDMDKPPAPSSKFELHSYTGSGSGSSVAPMSSSAGSSRVARLFGDSHKYNTIGSTQQTQHQQQQQQQHGYYGSNGTTSMERHSWNMSRSTGNNFMNLVSSVENSRSLSRLFPHLSKAFSNSLPSDVGMNSVSXGSELHDLMTSDFSCTSSITSSRSGVESIDESSISSRQPRRLGEDLLKMFLQEIATDVAIEAESKKMRAHKCILRSRCQYFAAILAGGWIQNAGNVISLPGYSYAAVHFALCHIYSGASHPPEGISLMELAALSDLLGLEGLKEVTAYALKTNYCHNFHKPCSGCTDGVLQVLPVTLNHGLDELYRKCLKWVCRHYVKIWSNKQFSQLPPDVINRCKQQIVAHLTSETVLNTILDSEQLLTVLHPYKWSVEVDNVVRDILDAAYDYIQDHFASLLASDSFLSLGHNYSWAISHVEPILLRAATSLSPDQACKSYPRATRLHKLLQAKVLTMTATPLSSSDNLNIMNIYEKKTKLDIEYGREEEEMDWCDEFVGMVNAILSAVEQCLIRQCARAMRVNSWQRMDIELRNKIQKLACLMEPTEERKSRSRYSYSSQTSSSSSIHSRTNDLRQVRLAIQAHTKRSFENQNNHNFNNKTQTQHTQTVVHHNDLNSALNTHKVVKLHENSERSNIRMEQQYAENGRLSKTASKTQVVENNRPMKANVKVGLLSKNNLGSHKRSQSEDMGSKVAKPEPLNNLKTKLSNVKPRYLEPKKPKNTGSNIQAQNISSSGSSTRTSSPATSRKKGVLANTVKHGHESNISLDSLSSPAKNAKNLKTRPTINEMDVSIDSLADSLKSSSIKTTSNTTLSHESLIYQEYFKLKDTNLEKPQNAYSKSNPVIYKDRPNAPKSIDSLAANKTSSSAVTRNNLKPSGPSSSKLGPAKPFSAINRTASTASVGSNSSSSFIKKSFLSQRSREILARRSHETKSNSTNSSNKSAASSPSLISRDKSTASDITKSGSSASLASTNSGPRKVFNTTLHLRRTAKLEAAPKPVDVPKPMRHSSIPVAGGSHQSALRKSSSVNRSNSNSSNHGAGRAVKNTVMIPVSVVPAPNVHAVQHGDHAITTSSSTSSSDNSSAGGKPPRVESKLERSNTFCKETSDNPVVLQIIE, encoded by the exons ATGGAAGGCACACATCCCCACATTTACTCACCATCCATGCTGAGCGCGGATGATGGCGGTAATGATCACGAGGACGGCGACGGACAGGATACACCTCAGCATTCCCCAGACTCGGAGGGCGTCGTGCCGGTGCTCCGTTATCCTTCGGCAGCCGACGGACCACGCAACGAGTCAAACCGTATCTCGACGGACTCCGCATCGACGTACGAAATTGTGGACTGCCATTCGCCCGAATCGACCGACGAGATGTGGAGCAACGTGGTGAAGATTACGCGGGATAACAGCGCGATGATCAGCGCGTTAGTTGACGGTGCTGTTGG GGAGGGTGGTCAGCCGGATGAGGAGTACGAAATACAGGACGGTGGCGGTGAGTCCCATCGTGGGAAGTACGAGTTGGCCCGATCGGCGTCGACGAAGGAGGAAAAGCAACGCCAGAATCAGGAGATTTTGGTAATGAAGTCCAATTCGGTGTCGTCGGAGAACAATTCGTGGGAAACGTTTTCCCCTTCGAAACCGGTGACGGATGAACCTGTCGAGGTTCCTGCTATGCTGCAAAGTAAACCGGGAACTTCGAAGGCGTGCTTCATAGATGCTTCTTCACTGTTCGACGAGGATGAGGTTCCTTATCCATCGTTTGTTGATGCCAACATGCAGCGACAACAACAGGAAAAGACTTCGATTTCGCTGTCGGCCATTCTGAGTGACGATGAAAAGTTAAAGAGCACTAATGGACAGCTATTGTCGAGCGAGGTCAAAGATCAGTATTCGTCCATGCCTAATAGCGACTTCCTGGCAACAAAGTTGAACATAACGGAAAAGGAAATTGACACCAGCGAAGAAGCGACGGCCAGGCAAGAGTCGGAACGGAAGCAGGGTACGTTTCTGttccaaaattcaattcaacAGTATTCGGGTCATGTGATCGATCCAAGCGTTCAGTTTCCGGACGAAAACTATAGTGACATGTCTCTGCCGAGTGTCTACTCGTCTAGTAGCGAACCGAATTACGAGTACAGTTCGTTCCCGTTGGAAAATCCACCTAGATTTATAACAACCGGCGGTATCAACACCAGCGGATACAACTCCGGATCGGCCGATTATTCAGCTCGCCTGTCTAACCATACGGAAAATGAATCGGCCCACTATCCGGACACTCCGTTCAACTCGATTGTACACGTGAATTCCGCCGCTCACATTCCGATCGCCCATCAGTTTCTGCCGGGGGACAGTCGCGAGAGTTCCGTTGATCGCGAGTCTCACTCGACGCCCATCAAGATTCCCAAGCGGGTGCAGAAACACGACGAATCAGCTCCGATCGTATCCGGCGGTGCGTCCATTGAGGACTTTACTCCAAAGCAGTGTGAAAGTCCTGTGGTGCGTCGACGAACGGACACCTGCCCGATTGTTTCCGGAGGGATGAGCTTCGAGGAAGACTTCAAGCCGGAGGAGCGCAGCCGGAAGCACAGCAGCTCGTCAAAGTCGTGGGTTGTCGAGTTAAAGAACTGCCCAGATGACGAAAAGTCCGCAGCGATGTCTTCCATTGAGCACAACAGAAGTGGGCTTGGATTCTTTGTGGATTTGGGAAGCATCAAAACTCCTGAAGAGCAGAAATCAATCGTGGTCAACAATAGGGCGCAGAATCGTACCCACCaggatttgatgaaaaaatctactGGGTTCTACATCGACCTATCGGATGGTGAAAGTTCGAGAAGTAATACTCCTAAGCTTACGAAACCAAGCACGCCTCCTGTAAAGAACATTTCCAACGACTCGTCTAGAGCAGAATCAGTCGAAAAGGACGCTAAGAAGAATATGTTCTCCATGTTCATTGACTTTGGAAATGAATCCGCTCCAAAACCTTCCTCAGTTCATCGGAAAGCTACCGCACAAGTTGTTCAAAGCAAGGAagatgacgtaaacgccactcCTCAAACTGTTCCTACTCGTCCGGCTAATCTGAACGCTGATGAGAAGAAAAACTGTTACATGTTCATTGAGTCGGAATCTTCGCCAATAGTGAGAAGAAGTAACGTGTCCTCGGTTAGCAAGAATGAGTCCAAACGGCACTCCTGGAACCCGAGCAGCACCGAAGGTACCTTCCACGAGCGTCGTATTATGAACCGAGAGTATCAGCGGTCGACCAGTGTGACCAGCGATAAAGGCATCATGAACATCCTCGACAAGATTCCCCTTCTCTCCAAAACGTCGAGCATGTCGATTGATTCTTCTGTGTCGCCGTACGAAGACTTTACCTGTTCAAAGTCCGAACTAAGTACTTATTCCAATCATTCTGCCTCTTCCAACTCGGCCCAATCGAGCAACGAGTCTAAGGTCTCACCAaaggatgctgctgctgctgcggttgCTCCGGATGGCATGAGTGCTTCCACCAGGAAGAAACGCCGCGACGCAAAGATTAACGAGACATTCGACAAGAGCAGCCAAGGATCGGTAACGGATGGAATCCTATCGTCGAACGAAGATACATCTCCGGTTTCAACCACAACGGACACGGACGATGTTACATTCCAGAACAATCCAGCAGATGAACCAAACGAGATACTCCTGGTTGCTGAATCGGCCGTTCCTAGTCAGGAGGTGAAATTACCTTCAGCCAGCAACGGAAAACAGATGGAAACTATTGTAGAAGCAGTTGAGAACTCCCCAAAGCACGTGCTGAACGGATCCAGCCGTAAGTCACAGCACACGATGGAAACGTTACACGCAACCATCGAGAAGCAAAAGCAATTGCTGGAAACCGTATCGGAAAACCAGGAATCGCAATGCTTGTCCTCGTTTGTGAAGTTGTCCGACATGGACAAACCGCCAGCGCCGAGCAGCAAGTTCGAGCTACACTCCTACACCGGAAGCGGCTCGGGCAGTTCGGTCGCACCCATGTCTAGCTCGGCTGGGTCCAGTAGGGTGGCGCGATTGTTCGGTGATAGCCACAAGTACAACACCATCGGATCAACGCAACAAACtcagcatcagcagcagcaacagcaacaacatggTTACTACGGCTCCAATGGGACCACTTCGATGGAACGACACTCATGGAACATGTCTCGATCGACGGGGAACAATTTCATGAATCTGGTTTCTTCCGTCGAGAACTCGCGAAGTCTCAGTCGTCTGTTTCCACACCTATCTAAAG CTTTTAGCAACAGCTTACCATCCGACGTTGGCATGAATTCGGTTA AAGGGAGCGAACTACACGACCTCATGACGTCGGACTTTTCCTGCACATCCAGCATCACTTCTAGCCGGTCTGGAGTTG AATCAATCGACGAGTCGTCAATCTCCAGCCGTCAGCCGCGACGGCTCGGAGAGGACCTGCTGAAAATGTTCCTGCAGGAAATCGCCACGGACGTGGCCATCGAGGCCGAATCGAAGAAGATGCGTGCGCACAAGTGCATTCTGCGGTCTCGCTGTCAGTACTTTGCAGCTATTCTGGCTGGTGGGTGGATTCAGAACGCAGGGAATGTTATAAGCTTGCCTGGTTATTCGTACGCCGCGGTCCACTTTGCGCTGTGCCACATCTACTCGGGGGCGTCACATCCACCGGAGGGCATCAGTTTGATGGAGTTGGCGGCGCTGTCCGACCTGCTGGGACTCGAGGGCCTGAAGGAGGTGACGGCGTATGCGTTGAAGACCAACTATTGCCACAACTTCCACAAG CCTTGTTCCGGTTGTACGGATGGTGTGCTGCAAGTGCTTCCGGTGACCTTGAACCACGGCTTGGACGAACTGTATCGCAAATGTTTGAAGTGGGTCTGCAGACACTATGTGAAGATTTGGTCCAACAAGCAGTTTTCGCAGCTACCGCCGGATGTCATAAATCGATGCAAGCAGCAAATTGTGGCTCATCTG ACTTCCGAAACGGTTCTCAACACTATACTTGACAGTGAACAGCTACTTACGGTCTTGCATCCGTACAAGTGGTCCGTTGAAGTTGATAATGTAGTGCGGGATATACTGGACGCCGCATACGACTACATTCAGGACCACTTTGCATCGTTGCTGGCTAGCGATAGCTTCCTCTCGCTGGGGCACAATTACAGCTGGGCCATATCTCACGTGGAGCCGATTTTGCTCCGGGCTGCGACCAGTTTGAGCCCGGATCAAGCGTGCAAGAGTTATCCTCGAGCGACCAGGCTTCACAAGCTACTGCAGGCTAAGGTGTTGACAATGACCGCAACGCCGCTGTCATCGAGTGATAACTTGAACATAATGAATATCTACGAGAAGAAGACCAAGCTGGACATTGAGTACGGTCGTGAGGAGGAAGAGATGGACTGGTGCGATGAGTTTGTTGGGATGGTGAATGCGATTCTTTCGGCTGTGGAACAGTGTTTAATCAGGCAATGTGCCAGAGCCATGCGCGTCAACTCCTGGCAGCGGATGGACATTGAGCTACGGAACAAGATCCAAAAACTAGCATGTCTGATGGAACCAACGGAGGAGCGCAAGTCCCGGTCGAGATACTCTTATTCCTCCCAGACGAGCTCATCGTCGTCGATTCACTCGAGAACTAACGATTTGCGCCAGGTGAGGCTGGCCATTCAAGCACACACGAAGCGGTCCTTTGAGAATCAAAATAATCATAACTTTAACAATAAGACCCAGACGCAACACACGCAAACGGTCGTCCACCACAATGATCTCAACAGTGCCCTCAATACTCATaaggtggtaaaattacacgaaAATAGCGAGCGAAGTAACATCCGCATGGAGCAACAATACGCTGAAAATGGTCGTCTCTCTAAGACAGCTTCCAAAACACAAGTCGTGGAAAACAACAGGCCCATGAAGGCCAACGTAAAAGTTGGACTACTTAGTAAGAACAACTTGGGCAGTCACAAGCGCTCTCAATCGGAAGACATGGGCTCAAAGGTGGCCAAACCCGAACCGTTGAATAATCTTAAGACAAAGCTGAGCAACGTCAAGCCACGATATCTGGAACCGAAGAAACCCAAAAATACGGGAAGCAACATACAGGCGCAGAACATTTCCTCTAGCGGCAGCTCCACCAGAACTTCTAGTCCTGCTACGAGTCGCAAGAAAGGTGTGCTAG CTAATACAGTTAAGCATGGTCATGAATCTAACATCTCGCTGGACAGTTTATCCTCCCCAGCGAAGAATGCGAAAAATCTCAAAACTCGCCCAACCATAAACGAGATGGACGTCTCGATTGACTCCCTGGCCGACTCTCTAAAATCCAGCTCAATCAAAACCACTAGCAACACAACTCTATCCCATGAATCACTTATTTATCAGGAGTACTTCAAACTAAAGGACACGAATCTCGAAAAGCCCCAAAATGCCTACTCCAAGTCGAATCCAGTCATCTACAAGGACCGACCAAACGCACCGAAATCAATCGACTCTCTAGCGGCCAACAAGACTTCGTCATCAGCGGTAACCAGAAACAATCTCAAGCCCAGCGGCCCAAGCAGTTCCAAACTGGGCCCTGCCAAACCGTTCTCCGCAATCAACCGCACGGCATCGACGGCCAGCGTTGGCTCGAACTCCTCGTCTTCTTTCATCAAGAAGAGCTTCCTCTCGCAGCGCTCCCGAGAAATTCTGGCCCGCCGATCGCACGAGACCAAGTCCAACTCAACGAACTCGAGCAACAAATCGGCCGCCTCATCGCCCAGTCTCATTTCCAGAGACAAATCGACCGCCAGCGACATTACCAAGTCCGGCTCGTCGGCGTCACTGGCCAGCACCAATTCCGGACCGCGGAAGGTGTTCAACACGACGCTTCATCTGCGCAGGACGGCAAAACTGGAAGCGGCACCAAAGCCCGTTGACGTTCCCAAACCGATGCGACACAGCTCGATTCCGGTCGCCGGTGGCAGCCACCAGAGTGCGTTACGCAAGTCTTCTTCCGTTAACCGgtccaacagcaacagcagtaaCCATGGTGCGGGTCGTGCCGTGAAGAACACGGTTATGATTCCGGTTTCGGTGGTACCGGCTCCAAATGTGCACGCCGTTCAGCACGGGGATCATGCCATCACAACATCGTCATCGACATCCTCTTCGGATAACAGCAGTGCCGGTGGCAAACCTCCACGTGTGGAATCAAAGCTGGAGCGCTCAAACACGTTCTGCAAGGAGACTTCCGATAATCCGGTGGTGTTGCAGATCATCGAGTAG
- the LOC6030842 gene encoding hexamerin-1.1, with the protein MKWAIAAIAVSLAVVVSGSYTPSLKTDITYADKDFLLKQKFFFEILRNIHLPLQYEEYLPYTKVWVEDKSLYLNYDIVYKFFNFYKLGYLEKGEIFTIYNKFHLKQTYLLFTFLYNCKDWDTLYKNIIWARENVNEGMFIYAVTLTVLHRTDLKGIILPAIYEIYPYYFFNTDMIRSVNYRKMYDPKFGFYGNGKYNVVYSNYTLTYPTEYKVYGDFNLNYYYEDVGLNSFYYYFMMDYPFFLGGDEFGLFKDRRGEMYFYMHQQLLARYNLERFSNFLPKIGTLTWRFPLKFGYFSLLSYWNGIPFKNRDVNYMLRDYDYVKLDWIKDWEFRVRKIIDQGYFLLDDGTKIDLRKWENIDYLGNIIVGNVETMNYGYFGFIETLSRFVLSGVDFETFKTWPTLMMHFETTLRDPVFYSLWDRLLDFYYLFKSYLPYYTFDDLSFKGVVIKDVVIDKLLTYFDFFDADISNVIPMTNVNKFWDLSVIGRTKRLNHKPFTYTLDVMSEFKGKGVVRVFLGPKFDKFLDLEYYRKFFVEIDQYLVDLIVGKNTFVRNSRDFFWSVKDRTMYTDLYKKIMTSFEGKDKFILDMSEAHCGFPDRLILPKGWPSGLAMQFYFIITPYITTTTTEGVKDLSFFDKYISCGVGTGLRYFDTLPMGFPFDREIDFTYWYTKNMLFKDVFIYHTDDIKY; encoded by the exons ATGAAGTGGGCTATAGCAGCAATCGCGGTTTCCCTGGCCGTCGTGGTCAGCGGATCGTACACACCTTCCCTCAAGACCGACATAACCTATG CTGACAAAGATTTCCTATTGAAGCAAAAATTCTTCTTTGAAATCCTGAGAAACATTCATCTGCCGCTGCAGTATGAGGAATACTTGCCGTACACCAAAGTTTGGGTCGAGGACAAGTCCCTGTACCTTAACTATGACATCGTGTACAAGTTCTTCAACTTCTACAAGCTAGGATACCTGGAGAAGGGCGAGATCTTCACCATCTACAACAAATTCCATTTGAAGCAGACCTACCTGCTGTTCACGTTCCTGTACAACTGCAAGGATTGGGACACACTGTACAAGAACATCATCTGGGCCCGCGAGAATGTCAACGAGGGCATGTTCATCTATGCCGTCACGCTAACCGTTTTGCATCGCACGGACCTGAAGGGAATCATCTTGCCGGCGATTTATGAGATCTACCCGTACTACTTCTTCAACACTGACATGATTCGTTCGGTCAACTACCGTAAAATGTATGACCCCAAGTTTGGATTCTACGGCAACGGAAAGTATAACGTGGTTTACTCGAATTACACTCTGACCTATCCCACGGAGTATAAGGTGTACGGTGACTTTAATCTGAACTACTACTACGAGGATGTCGGTCTTAACTCGTTCTATTACTACTTCATGATGGACTATCCGTTTTTCCTGGGTGGTGATGAATTTGGACTGTTCAAGGACCGTCGTGGAGAGATGTACTTCTACATGCACCAGCAGCTGTTAGCAAGATACAATCTGGAACGTTTCTCGAACTTCCTGCCGAAAATTGGAACCCTGACTTGGCGATTCCCACTTAAGTTTGGATACTTCTCGCTGCTAAGCTACTGGAATGGTATTCCGTTCAAGAATCGCGATGTCAATTACATGCTGCGCGACTACGACTACGTTAAGCTGGACTGGATCAAGGACTGGGAATTCCGCGTGCGCAAGATCATCGACCAAGGCTACTTCCTGCTCGACGACGGAACCAAGATCGACCTGCGCAAATGGGAAAACATCGACTATCTGGGCAACATCATAGTTGGTAACGTTGAAACCATGAACTATGGATACTTTGGATTCATCGAGACTCTGTCCCGTTTCGTGCTCTCCGGAGTTGACTTTGAAACCTTCAAGACCTGGCCCACTCTGATGATGCACTTCGAGACGACCCTTCGTGACCCAGTGTTCTACTCGTTGTGGGATCGCCTTCTGGACTTCTACTATCTATTCAAGAGCTACCTGCCATACTACACCTTCGATGATCTGAGCTTCAAGGGCGTCGTTATCAAGGATGTTGTCATTGACAAACTGCTCACGTACTTTGACTTCTTCGATGCTGATATTTCCAATGTTATCCCGATGACAAACGTCAACAAGTTCTGGGACTTATCCGTTATTGGACGCACCAAGCGACTGAACCACAAGCCATTTACCTATACTCTGGATGTGATGTCAGAGTTCAAGGGCAAGGGTGTTGTTCGTGTCTTCCTGGGACCGAAGTTTGACAAGTTCTTGGATCTCGAGTACTACAGAAAGTTCTTCGTTGAGATTGACCAATACCTGGTGGATCTGATCGTTGGAAAGAACACTTTCGTGCGCAACTCTCGCGACTTCTTCTGGAGTGTGAAAGATCGCACCATGTACACCGATCTGTACAAGAAAATTATGACCTCATTCGAAGGCAAGGACAAGTTCATTCTGGACATGTCCGAGGCACACTGTGGCTTCCCCGATCGTCTTATCTTGCCGAAGGGCTGGCCAAGTGGTCTTGCGATGCAGTTCTACTTCATCATCACCCCGtacatcaccaccaccaccaccgaagGCGTCAAGGATCTGTCTTTCTTCGATAAGTACATCTCGTGCGGTGTTGGAACCGGACTTCGATACTTCGACACCCTGCCCATGGGCTTCCCCTTCGATCGCGAGATAGACTTCACCTACTGGTACACCAAGAATATGTTGTTCAAGGATGTGTTCATCTACCATACCGACGACATCAAGTACTGA